CGACCGCGAGATAGGACCGCGCCTTCTCTCTCTTCCGGGTGTTGCATCCGTGTCAGTGATAGGAGGTGACGCCAAGGAGTACCAGATACTACTCTGCCCAGCCAAAATGCAGCGTCACGGCGTAACCCTCAATGAAGTGCGCGACGCCGTAAACGGTATGAACAGCAATGCAGCAGGCGGTGTGCTCTATGACTACGGCAACGAGTATATAATAAAGGGTGACATAACCACCAATGATGTAAATGAGATTGCCAACACGGTCATAATCAGTGATGCATCACGCATGGTAAGGATCTCCGACATAGCCGAGGTGTCAGCAAAGCCTCAGGAACCGCGCTTGGGTGCAGCATCGGTTAACGCACATCCTGCCGTGCTCATCACCGTGACCAAGCAGCCCGGAGCCGGGACCATAGAGCTTACCGACAATATCGATGCCAAGCTCAATGACCTGAAAAAGACATTTCCGTCAGATGTAGAGATCAATACCGATATATTCCGCCAAAGTGACTTCATAGCACGTTCGATAGGAAATCTGCAAGAGTCGCTCTTCGTGGGGGCGATATTCGTGATAATAGTGCTGTTCTTCTTCCTGATGAACCTGCGCACTACACTCATCTCGCTTGTGGCACTCCCGTTATCCATAATCGTCACCATCATCGCGCTCCACTTCATGGGTCTCACTATCAATACCATGAGTCTCGGAGGTATAGCTATAGCCATAGGCTCGCTGGTGGATGATGCCATCGTTGACGTGGAAAATGTGTACAAACGTCTGCGTCAGAATCTTAAAGAAGGTAAACCAATAATAAAGGTGGTATACGAAGCAAGCAAAGAGGTGAGAATGCCTATATTCAATTCCTCGCTCATAATCATGGCTTCGTTCCTTCCGCTCTTCTTCCTCCAAGGCATAGAGGGAAGGATGCTCATTCCCCTGGGAGTATCGTTCATAGTGTCGCTCATAGCCTCTACGATAGTCGCACTCACCGTCACTCCTGTGTTGTGCACCTACCTTCTCGGCGACAAGAAGATAGCAACCCAGCTTGAGCAGGAGCCTTGGCTGTCACGACGCCTCAGCGTGTGGTATCACGCAGTTCTCGCCAAATCGTTCTCACATATCAAGCCGATACTGATAGGTGTATCGGTACTGTTCCTTGTGTGTATCGGACTGTTCTTCACCCTCGGACGCAGCTTCCTGCCGCCGTTCAATGAAGGCTCACTGACTATCAATGTCAGCACTCTTCCGGGCATATCGCTTGAAAAGAGCGACCAACTGGGACGCGAGGCCGAGAAGATAATACTGTCCATGCCTGAGATACGCACCGTGGCACGCAAGACCGGACGCGCCGAGCTTGACGAACATTCTCTCGGGGTGAACGTAAGCGAAATCGAGGCCCCATACACTCTCGACCAGGGACGTTCACGCAAAGAGATGGTGAGCGATCTGCGCCATAAGCTGTCACATCTTCCAGGTGTCAACATTGAGATAGGCCAGCCGATCTCACACCGTATCGATGCCATGCTCTCGGGCACTGAGGCACAGATAGCCATAAAGCTCTTCGGAGATGACCTCACCAAACTGTTCACCATAGGCAACAAAATCAAGGCTGTGGCATCAACCGTACCGGGTGTGGTGGACGCGAATATCGAGCAGCAGATGGAACGTCCGCAACTCGACATCAAGCCTCGCCGCGATATGCTCGCATATTACGGCATACCCATGAGCCAGTTTGCCGACTTCATACGTGTAGCCCTCGCAGGCGAGACAGTGTCACAGGTCTACGAAAAAGGACGCCCCTTCGACCTTGTCCTTAAAATGGAGTCAGACGCAAGGGAATCCATGGACGATGTAGCAAACCTGATGATAGATTCTCCCAAAGGCAAGATACCCCTGAGCGCAGTTGCGGAAATCACATCGGCAGCCGGACCCAACTCCATCAACCGCGAGAACGTGAGCCGCCGCATAGTGATATCTGCCAATGTGGAGGGACGTGACCTGCGCGGAGTGGTCAATGACATCATGAAGGAGGTGGATGAAGAGATAGAGCTTCCCGAAGGATATTATGTCAATTACGGCGGACAGTTCGAAAGCGAGGCGAGCGCGTCACGCACACTCATGATAGTGTCGGTAATCGCTCTTGTAATCATCTTCCTGCTACTTTACGGCCAGTATCACAACGCTGTGCAGTCAGGCATCATACTTCTGAACATGCCTCTTGCCCTTATAGGCGGAATCCTCATACTTCGATTCACATCAGGCGAACTCAACATCCCTGCCATAATCGGATTCATATCCCTCATGGGAATAGCCACCCGAAACGGCATGTTGCTTATGTCGCGCTACGATACTCTGCGCGATGATGGTGAAAGCCTTATGGACCGTATACTTCACGGATCAGCCGACCGTCTCAACCCGATTCTTATGACAGCTCTCAGTTCAGCTCTCGCCCTAATACCTCTGGCGGTGAACGGCACTCAGCCCGGCAATGAGATACAGTCGCCACTTGCCATCGTCATCCTTGGCGGACTGCTGTCATCGACCCTCCTCAACATATTCATCGTACCTATAATGTATTATCTCACCAACCGAAAAAAAGAAAATAAATGACACTCCGACTTCTGCCTCTCCTCTTAGCAGCATTCATACCTCCAGTCATGGCAGGGGCAACACCGTTTGATGAAGCACTTGCCGAAGTGATGAACAATAACCTGTCGGCACGTGCCGAAGCATCACGCTCACAGATCACGGCAGAGAGCATACTCGGAGAAAACACTCTTGAAGCACCCGAGGCATCATTCTCTCACGTATGGGGCTCGCCCAAAGGAACTGTCAACAAGTGGTCGATATCCGTGAGCCAGTCGTTTGACTGGCCCGGAGTCTATGCCGCACGCCGTGAGGCGGCACGTACTGCAAGCACCGCATCGCAATACCTGCTTGAATCCACCCTGCTCGATCTGCGCCAGGAGACCCGCACCCTCTTCATCGACATCATACACAACACCCAGCTCATCGAGATGCAGTCAGAACTGGCTGAACGCATGAACCAGATGGAGGAATATTACAAGAAAGCTGCCGAAGCCGGAGCCGAGACGCGCCTCGACTACAACAAGACCGTGGTAGAGCGCATTGCCGTGCACCGCGAGCTACACACCCTTGAAGCAGAGAGAAGCACCCTTATAGCAACCCTCGAATCGCTGAACGGCGGCAAGGATGTGAGCGGTATAATATCGAAACTCGGCAACGCCTATCCCATCACCAAAATTCCGACATCAATCAATGAGGCTACAATAAGGGAACGAGACCCGCAATATGCCGCTGCAATGGCGGGTGTGGATGCAGCCAAATCAATGGTAAAAGTCGAGAAACGTTCACGCATCCCTGGGTTCTCCATAGGTTACGAACATGAGAATGAAGGGGAGGATCGTTTCAACGGATTCTCCATAGGTATCACACTGCCGGTGTGGAGCCGCAAACATCAGATCAAGGCGTCCACACTTGAAGCCGAGGCTTCGCTCTTCGATGCCGAACTGGCACTGACACGACGCGTGTCAGAAATGAACAGTGACAAAAAGCAGCTCGACACCCTCCGACACATAATGAACGAATACGAGCCTGTGGTAAATGACAAATCAAACTATGAGCTGCTACACAAGGCTCTAA
The sequence above is drawn from the Duncaniella freteri genome and encodes:
- a CDS encoding efflux RND transporter permease subunit, encoding MLNRIIKFSLDNRLAIIVLSGLIMIYGMIVLMRTEVDIFPDLNAPTVVVMTEAPGMAPEEIETTITYPIETAVNGASGVRRVRSSSTPGFSVVWVEFGWDTDVYLARQIVAEKLTELEGNFPPGAGTPTLGPQSSILGEIMIIGLTADSITTPMELRTLADREIGPRLLSLPGVASVSVIGGDAKEYQILLCPAKMQRHGVTLNEVRDAVNGMNSNAAGGVLYDYGNEYIIKGDITTNDVNEIANTVIISDASRMVRISDIAEVSAKPQEPRLGAASVNAHPAVLITVTKQPGAGTIELTDNIDAKLNDLKKTFPSDVEINTDIFRQSDFIARSIGNLQESLFVGAIFVIIVLFFFLMNLRTTLISLVALPLSIIVTIIALHFMGLTINTMSLGGIAIAIGSLVDDAIVDVENVYKRLRQNLKEGKPIIKVVYEASKEVRMPIFNSSLIIMASFLPLFFLQGIEGRMLIPLGVSFIVSLIASTIVALTVTPVLCTYLLGDKKIATQLEQEPWLSRRLSVWYHAVLAKSFSHIKPILIGVSVLFLVCIGLFFTLGRSFLPPFNEGSLTINVSTLPGISLEKSDQLGREAEKIILSMPEIRTVARKTGRAELDEHSLGVNVSEIEAPYTLDQGRSRKEMVSDLRHKLSHLPGVNIEIGQPISHRIDAMLSGTEAQIAIKLFGDDLTKLFTIGNKIKAVASTVPGVVDANIEQQMERPQLDIKPRRDMLAYYGIPMSQFADFIRVALAGETVSQVYEKGRPFDLVLKMESDARESMDDVANLMIDSPKGKIPLSAVAEITSAAGPNSINRENVSRRIVISANVEGRDLRGVVNDIMKEVDEEIELPEGYYVNYGGQFESEASASRTLMIVSVIALVIIFLLLYGQYHNAVQSGIILLNMPLALIGGILILRFTSGELNIPAIIGFISLMGIATRNGMLLMSRYDTLRDDGESLMDRILHGSADRLNPILMTALSSALALIPLAVNGTQPGNEIQSPLAIVILGGLLSSTLLNIFIVPIMYYLTNRKKENK
- a CDS encoding TolC family protein, translating into MTLRLLPLLLAAFIPPVMAGATPFDEALAEVMNNNLSARAEASRSQITAESILGENTLEAPEASFSHVWGSPKGTVNKWSISVSQSFDWPGVYAARREAARTASTASQYLLESTLLDLRQETRTLFIDIIHNTQLIEMQSELAERMNQMEEYYKKAAEAGAETRLDYNKTVVERIAVHRELHTLEAERSTLIATLESLNGGKDVSGIISKLGNAYPITKIPTSINEATIRERDPQYAAAMAGVDAAKSMVKVEKRSRIPGFSIGYEHENEGEDRFNGFSIGITLPVWSRKHQIKASTLEAEASLFDAELALTRRVSEMNSDKKQLDTLRHIMNEYEPVVNDKSNYELLHKALKAGQITFLTYIEEANYFIAAKRDYLDTLYEYNLILTRLSRYE